Proteins encoded by one window of Streptomyces sp. NBC_01477:
- a CDS encoding roadblock/LC7 domain-containing protein has product MSQAAQNLNWLITNFVDNTPGVSHTVVVSADGLLLAMSDGFPRDRADQLAAVASGLTSLTAGASRIFEGGSVNQTVVEMERGFLFIMSVSDGSSLAVLAHPECDIGLVGYEMALLVDRAGTVLTPDLRAELQGSLMH; this is encoded by the coding sequence ATGAGCCAGGCGGCACAGAACCTGAACTGGTTGATCACCAACTTCGTGGACAACACCCCCGGGGTGTCCCACACCGTGGTGGTCTCCGCCGACGGCCTGCTGCTCGCGATGTCCGACGGATTCCCCCGCGACCGCGCCGACCAGCTCGCCGCCGTCGCCTCCGGCCTGACCTCCCTCACCGCCGGAGCCTCCCGCATCTTCGAAGGCGGCAGCGTCAACCAGACCGTCGTCGAAATGGAACGCGGCTTCCTCTTCATCATGTCCGTCTCCGACGGCTCATCCCTGGCCGTACTCGCCCACCCCGAGTGCGACATCGGCCTCGTCGGCTACGAAATGGCCCTGCTCGTCGACCGCGCAGGCACCGTACTCACCCCCGACCTCAGGGCCGAACTGCAGGGCAGCCTCATGCACTGA
- a CDS encoding DUF742 domain-containing protein, with protein sequence MTPPPASPGQGPYGASHHAPYGVEGDQPLVRPYAMTGGRTRPRYQLAIEALVSTTADPSQYAGLLPEHQRICHLTREIKSVAEISALLAIPLGVARILVADLAEAGMVAIHQPGSGEAGGQPDVTLLERVLSGLRKL encoded by the coding sequence ATGACCCCGCCACCCGCCTCGCCGGGCCAAGGCCCGTACGGCGCGTCCCACCACGCGCCGTACGGAGTGGAAGGTGATCAGCCGCTGGTGCGGCCGTACGCCATGACCGGTGGCCGGACCAGGCCGCGCTATCAACTCGCGATAGAGGCACTGGTCAGCACGACAGCCGACCCCTCGCAGTACGCGGGACTGCTGCCCGAGCACCAGCGGATCTGCCATCTGACCCGGGAGATCAAGTCGGTCGCCGAGATCTCTGCACTGCTGGCCATCCCGCTCGGTGTGGCCCGGATTCTCGTGGCCGACCTCGCCGAGGCCGGCATGGTCGCCATCCACCAGCCGGGCAGCGGCGAGGCCGGCGGCCAGCCTGATGTGACACTGCTTGAGAGGGTGCTCAGTGGACTTCGGAAGCTCTAG
- a CDS encoding GTP-binding protein — translation MDFGSSRAQPQPAYGTPPARSTTSAKIVVAGGFGVGKTTFVGAVSEINPLRTEAVMTSASAGIDDLSHVQDKTTTTVAMDFGRITLDDDLILYLFGTPGQDRFWFMWDDLVRGAIGAVVLVDTRRLADCFPAVDYFENSGLPFVIALNGFDGHQPYRPEEVREALQIGPEAPIIVTDARHRGEAKSALITLVEHALLARLK, via the coding sequence GTGGACTTCGGAAGCTCTAGGGCGCAGCCGCAGCCGGCGTACGGTACGCCGCCGGCGCGTTCGACGACCTCCGCGAAGATCGTGGTGGCGGGCGGATTCGGTGTGGGCAAGACGACGTTCGTCGGTGCCGTCTCCGAGATCAACCCGCTGCGCACCGAAGCGGTGATGACCTCGGCGTCGGCCGGCATCGACGACCTGAGCCACGTCCAGGACAAGACCACCACGACGGTGGCCATGGACTTCGGCCGGATCACGCTGGACGACGACCTGATCCTGTACCTGTTCGGCACGCCCGGGCAGGACCGGTTCTGGTTCATGTGGGACGACCTGGTGCGCGGCGCGATCGGTGCCGTGGTGCTGGTCGACACCCGCCGCCTGGCGGACTGCTTCCCGGCCGTGGACTACTTCGAGAACAGCGGCCTGCCGTTCGTGATCGCGCTCAACGGCTTCGACGGCCACCAGCCGTACCGCCCCGAGGAGGTCCGCGAGGCCCTCCAGATCGGCCCCGAGGCACCGATCATCGTCACCGACGCCCGCCACCGCGGCGAGGCGAAGAGCGCGCTGATCACGCTGGTCGAGCACGCGCTGCTGGCACGGCTCAAATAA